A window of Jannaschia sp. M317 contains these coding sequences:
- the lipA gene encoding lipoyl synthase encodes MRDLKIPEQRHPEKARRPDNPQPKKPSWIRVKAPVGKGYTDTRNIMREHKLTTVCEEAGCPNVGECWSQGHATMMIMGEVCTRACTFCNIATGKPPEALDVFEPGRVADAVQKLGLKHVVITSVDRDDVEDGGAEHFAQTIRAIRKRSPETTIEILTPDFIRCAPEALEVVVAAKPDVFNHNLETVPGLYPEVRPGARYFHSLRLLQRVKELDPAMFTKSGIMVGLGEDRQAVIQVMEDMRAADIDFLTIGQYLQPTPKHHAVDRFVTPEEFASYEKAAFGKGFLMVSASPLTRSSYHAGDDFARLRAARLKKLGGI; translated from the coding sequence ATGCGCGACCTGAAGATTCCAGAGCAACGCCACCCCGAAAAGGCCCGTCGCCCGGACAATCCCCAACCGAAAAAACCAAGCTGGATCCGGGTCAAGGCACCGGTCGGCAAGGGCTATACCGATACGCGCAACATCATGCGCGAGCACAAGCTGACCACCGTCTGCGAAGAGGCGGGATGCCCTAACGTCGGCGAATGCTGGTCCCAGGGTCATGCCACGATGATGATCATGGGCGAGGTCTGCACCCGCGCCTGCACCTTCTGCAACATCGCGACCGGCAAGCCGCCCGAAGCCCTGGATGTGTTCGAGCCTGGTCGTGTGGCGGATGCGGTGCAAAAGCTGGGGCTGAAGCACGTGGTCATCACCTCGGTCGACCGCGACGATGTAGAAGACGGCGGGGCCGAGCATTTTGCCCAGACCATTCGCGCCATTCGCAAACGGTCGCCCGAAACCACGATCGAAATCCTGACGCCCGATTTCATCCGCTGCGCCCCCGAAGCGTTGGAAGTCGTGGTCGCGGCCAAGCCCGATGTGTTCAACCACAACCTGGAAACCGTCCCCGGCCTCTACCCAGAGGTGCGGCCCGGTGCGCGATATTTTCATTCGCTGCGGCTGTTGCAGCGTGTGAAGGAACTGGACCCCGCGATGTTCACGAAGTCCGGCATCATGGTCGGTCTGGGCGAGGACCGGCAGGCCGTTATTCAGGTCATGGAAGACATGCGCGCCGCCGACATCGATTTCCTGACCATCGGTCAATACCTGCAGCCAACGCCCAAGCATCACGCGGTCGACCGGTTCGTGACCCCCGAAGAATTCGCGAGCTATGAGAAGGCGGCGTTCGGCAAAGGCTTCCTGATGGTGTCCGCGTCTCCTCTGACCCGGTCAAGCTATCACGCGGGCGATGATTTCGCACGGTTGCGCGCGGCCCGTCTGAAAAAGCTGGGCGGGATCTAG
- a CDS encoding c-type cytochrome: MRAGLIVISLIAVLVTVAGLWLTRAIPLPPEATAGLTGDAARGEPVFWAAGCASCHVAPDAEDALLLSGGQSFASPFGTFRAPNVSPDPDHGIGDWTLAQFASAVQRGVSPDGSHYFPAFPYAAYTLADPQDIADLWAFWATLPPSGAESLPHDLAFPFNLRRGVGVWKRLYVPDDFTRAETGPQVARGRYLVEALAHCAECHTPRDALGGLDRDRWMAGAPDPSGRGRVPGLTPATLDWSEADIAAYLRDGFTPDFDSVGGHMTAVVANMARLTDADRAAIAAYLKALPPRP, translated from the coding sequence TTGCGCGCGGGTCTGATCGTCATCAGCCTGATCGCCGTGCTCGTCACGGTGGCCGGCCTTTGGCTGACCCGCGCCATCCCCCTGCCCCCTGAGGCGACCGCCGGTCTGACCGGTGACGCCGCGCGGGGGGAACCTGTGTTCTGGGCGGCTGGCTGTGCGTCATGCCACGTGGCCCCGGACGCGGAGGACGCGCTGCTTCTGTCCGGCGGTCAGAGCTTTGCCTCGCCCTTCGGGACATTCCGCGCGCCGAATGTCTCGCCCGATCCGGACCACGGTATCGGCGACTGGACCCTGGCGCAGTTCGCCAGCGCCGTGCAGCGCGGCGTTTCACCTGACGGCAGCCATTATTTCCCTGCCTTCCCCTATGCCGCCTACACCTTGGCGGATCCGCAGGACATCGCCGACCTCTGGGCCTTTTGGGCGACCCTGCCGCCATCTGGGGCCGAAAGCCTGCCGCATGACCTGGCTTTTCCGTTCAACCTCCGGCGGGGTGTGGGCGTCTGGAAACGGCTCTATGTTCCGGACGATTTCACCCGCGCGGAAACCGGGCCTCAGGTGGCGCGGGGTCGCTACCTGGTCGAAGCCCTGGCCCATTGTGCAGAATGCCACACGCCGCGGGACGCGCTGGGCGGGTTGGACCGTGACCGCTGGATGGCCGGGGCACCGGATCCGTCGGGCCGGGGCCGTGTACCGGGGCTGACGCCCGCAACGCTCGACTGGTCCGAGGCGGATATCGCGGCCTATCTCCGCGACGGGTTCACCCCTGATTTCGACAGCGTCGGGGGACACATGACGGCGGTGGTCGCCAACATGGCGCGCCTGACCGACGCCGACCGGGCCGCAATTGCCGCCTATCTCAAGGCCTTGCCGCCGCGCCCATAG
- a CDS encoding excinuclease ABC subunit B — translation MLRYLIFLLLPAQAFAWTFTATPICTLQHDDKGIVTTVTFEPASGVYALHLDRAEGWPPAPFLAIRFDGVDLTISTTRHRITGPRLTVTDRGFGNVLSGIEGGGRALVALGDLVVPIDLTDAAPEVALFRACPQAGLV, via the coding sequence ATGCTTCGATATCTGATCTTTCTGCTGCTGCCTGCCCAAGCCTTCGCCTGGACGTTCACTGCGACGCCGATCTGCACCCTGCAACACGACGACAAGGGGATTGTCACGACCGTGACCTTCGAACCGGCCAGCGGGGTCTACGCGCTACACCTGGACCGCGCCGAGGGATGGCCGCCCGCGCCTTTTCTGGCGATCCGCTTTGACGGCGTGGACCTCACGATTTCCACCACGCGGCACCGGATCACCGGGCCGCGTCTGACCGTTACGGACCGAGGCTTCGGGAATGTTCTGTCCGGCATCGAAGGTGGCGGGCGCGCGCTGGTGGCCTTGGGCGATCTGGTGGTGCCAATCGACCTGACCGACGCAGCGCCCGAAGTCGCGCTTTTCCGCGCCTGCCCGCAGGCAGGACTGGTCTGA
- a CDS encoding EAL domain-containing protein produces the protein MLDADPTGRSDDDIIIDRALDAVREHLGMPIAYLSEFVGERTVFRNVSAPGLEDLLKPGDARTLDEVYCRHVLSGELPNLIPDTRQLPLARDMPITTEVPIGSHASLPIYRPDGSVYGMFCTLSPVPNPGLNDRDLKVMEMFADIARQQIHLKLARESDVDLARKRTQEMLRSKAFEVVYQPIYRVSDGGLSGFEALCRFRTDPYRTPDVWFEDARIAGLQIELELAVTKVALKGLTDLPRGTRLAINAAPDTVASGALLPLLRANEPDRLTLEITEHQTATDVAQLRRAVGAIVACGTWVAIDDVGSGYSGLQQILRLRPDVLKLDMALVRDIDTDPARRALASALVRFGKETGAKVVAEGVERAGEWHALEKLGVSYAQGWLLARPGPIKKAAPWVKIP, from the coding sequence ATGCTCGACGCGGACCCCACCGGTCGATCCGATGACGACATAATTATCGACCGCGCCCTGGACGCTGTGCGCGAACATCTTGGCATGCCGATTGCCTATCTGTCGGAATTTGTGGGCGAAAGAACCGTTTTTCGCAACGTCAGCGCCCCGGGGTTGGAGGATCTGCTCAAGCCAGGCGACGCCCGCACCCTGGATGAGGTATATTGCCGTCACGTGTTGTCAGGCGAATTGCCGAACCTGATTCCGGACACGCGGCAGCTCCCTCTGGCCCGTGACATGCCGATCACGACAGAGGTGCCCATCGGCAGCCACGCCAGCCTGCCGATCTACCGACCGGACGGCAGTGTTTATGGCATGTTCTGCACGCTGTCACCGGTGCCCAATCCAGGCCTCAACGACCGCGACCTGAAAGTGATGGAGATGTTCGCCGACATTGCGCGACAACAGATCCATTTGAAACTGGCCCGTGAATCCGACGTCGACCTCGCACGGAAACGCACGCAGGAAATGCTGCGCAGCAAGGCGTTTGAGGTGGTCTATCAGCCGATCTACCGCGTGTCTGACGGCGGACTTTCGGGGTTCGAAGCTCTCTGCCGGTTCCGCACCGATCCCTATCGCACGCCCGATGTCTGGTTCGAGGATGCGCGGATCGCGGGGTTGCAGATCGAATTGGAACTGGCCGTGACCAAGGTGGCTCTGAAGGGTCTGACCGATCTGCCGCGGGGAACCCGCCTGGCGATCAACGCGGCCCCGGATACGGTGGCCAGCGGTGCGCTTTTGCCGTTGTTGCGCGCCAATGAACCTGACCGGCTGACCCTGGAAATCACCGAACACCAGACCGCAACAGATGTCGCGCAGTTACGTCGCGCAGTCGGTGCCATCGTCGCCTGTGGCACCTGGGTGGCGATTGACGACGTCGGCTCGGGCTATTCGGGGTTGCAACAGATCCTGCGCCTGCGCCCGGACGTCTTGAAACTCGACATGGCGCTTGTGCGCGACATCGACACCGACCCGGCCCGCCGCGCGCTGGCCTCTGCCTTGGTTCGTTTCGGCAAAGAAACCGGGGCCAAGGTCGTCGCAGAGGGGGTGGAACGTGCCGGTGAATGGCACGCCCTTGAAAAACTGGGGGTGTCCTATGCGCAAGGCTGGCTTTTGGCCCGGCCCGGTCCCATCAAAAAGGCCGCGCCCTGGGTCAAGATCCCCTAG